The genomic DNA TGGGCGACGTCCTCGTTGGGGGCTTCGACGTTTTTCTCGAAGTTCTGCTCGCCGTAGCGGGCCGGGAACCGGCCTCGAACCGTGAACTCACTCATGCGTGGAACACGTGCCGCAAGCGGGAAGTATCTTCCTAACCGTAAACGTGTGAGAACGGGTACCGCGGAATCGGGGACCTATAGAAATAAAACTATGAAAAACGTACAGA from Natronomonas pharaonis DSM 2160 includes the following:
- the rpl18a gene encoding 50S ribosomal protein L18Ae, with protein sequence MSEFTVRGRFPARYGEQNFEKNVEAPNEDVAQERVYANFGSQHGLKRTQITIDEVDA